Below is a genomic region from bacterium.
GCTTAAAACCCAAAGGTATTACATGTTTTTTCCGCCTGGTGTCACCAATAAGGATCGCACATTGTCTTCCTGGTTTTAATACTCTGAAGCTTTCAGAAGCCACTTTTGACATTTCGTTTAGAAATTCATCTATATCTAAAAATGATAGGTCACTACCTTTTGAATCTGTGTAATGAATAATATTAGCATAAGGTGGATGGGCACAGATGAGATCCACCGAATTATCCTCTAAAAAAGATAGATCCCTTGCATCGCCGATAAATAGTTCTGGTTCATATGCTTCATATTCTTTCAAAAAAACATCAAACTCTAAATTCTTTTTAGCAAGTTCAATGGCTTTTTCGTTTATGTCAAAGGCAATACATCTTCTTCCGAGGAGCTTACATTCTACTGCTGTGGTTCCAGCCCCGCAGAAGTAATCTAAAACCAATTCATTCGGTTTTGAATATTTTAAGATTATATTTCTTGGAATATATGGGGACCAATTACCCCTGTATTCTCCACTATGGGTAGCCCAATCACCTCTTTGTTTGAAACTCCAAACGGTTGTCTTTTCTTCATAAAAGTCTTTGGGGTGGAGATTTTTTATCTTTTTTAATTTTTTGAGGCTGCTTACGTTTAAACCTTTTGTTTTTGTAATCAGTTTTTCTATGTATCTAAATGTAACCCCATATTTCCGCCCTATTTCAATATCAGGGGTACCTTTGAATTTCTCTTCAATGATTGCCTCTTGCAGCTCTTTTTCAGTGTCAAAATTTAATTTCTGAATGGCCATATTTTTATTTCAATGGATATAGGGAATAATTTTTTAGTTTCATATTATCCAATTTGAGCGATTCTATGTCAATAAATATAATTTATAGGTGAATGTGCTTATC
It encodes:
- a CDS encoding DNA methyltransferase, which encodes MAIQKLNFDTEKELQEAIIEEKFKGTPDIEIGRKYGVTFRYIEKLITKTKGLNVSSLKKLKKIKNLHPKDFYEEKTTVWSFKQRGDWATHSGEYRGNWSPYIPRNIILKYSKPNELVLDYFCGAGTTAVECKLLGRRCIAFDINEKAIELAKKNLEFDVFLKEYEAYEPELFIGDARDLSFLEDNSVDLICAHPPYANIIHYTDSKGSDLSFLDIDEFLNEMSKVASESFRVLKPGRQCAILIGDTRRKKHVIPLGFK